The Chlorobaculum sp. MV4-Y genome contains the following window.
ACAATGTCTGTCGTGAGTCCAAAACGCCGGGCCAGCTCGTCGTCCGATGCTGTCCGGATGAGAATGTTTTTGCCGGTGAATTCGCCATGCGGATCGAACGGCGCGTTGCCTTCACTCCGGATTCCGAAGGCCGAGATGAAAAGCGTCGCCTCTTCGGGGTCGAGCAGTCCGGTGATCTCCTGTTCAGTCCAGAGGTAGAATGCGCCTTCGCGCTTTTGGCCGCTGCCGCCGGGGTCGGGGCTGTCGGCATCCTCCGCCGACCAGAACGCCCCTTCGGGCGAGGTCATGTCGCAGAGCACATAGTTGAAGATGTCGCGGGCGGTGTCGGCAAACAGCTTCTTGCCGCTGGCCTGGTACGCTTCGAGGTACGAGGCGGCGAGCTGGGCGTTGTCGTAGAGCATCTTCTCGAAATGGGGCACGTGCCAGAAGCGGTCGGTCGAGTAGCGGGCGAATCCGCCGTCGCCGAGTCCCGAAACGCCGAGATGGTCGTGGATGCCACCCTCCGCCATTTTGCGCAGCGTCAGGAGCGCCATGTCGAGTGCGTGGGGGGTGGCGGTCGCGGCGGCGTGGCTGAAGAGAAAGGAGAGTACCGCCGGTCGCGGGAACTTCGGCTCACCGCCGAAGCCCCCCCCATTCGGCGTCGAAGCCGCGCTCAAGCGCTGCGAGGCAGGCGCTCGCATGTTTGTCCGTCACCTCGTCCGTCGCCGCCTGCGGGCGGGTGAGGTCGATGAGCTGATCCATGATCGATCCTGCCGAAGCCAGCAGCCTCTGACGGTCGTGCTCCCAAAGGTTTGCGAGATGTTCGAGCACTGAACGAAACGATGGCATTCCCCAGCGATCCGTGTCGGGGAAATAGCTGCCGCCGAAAAAGGGCTTGAGGTCGGGGGTCATCCATACCGACATCGGCCAGCCGCCCCTTCCGGTTGTCGCCTGCACGAAGAGCATGTAGAGATGATCGACGTCGGGGTGCTCCTCGCGGTCGAGCTTCACCGGCACGAAATGGCGGTTGAGCAACGCTGCCGTCTCCTCGTTTTCAAACGATTCATGCTCCATGACGTGGCACCAGTGGCAGGTGGAGTAGCCCGAGGAGAGGAAAATCGGCCGTCCGGATTCTCTCGATTTCTTGAACGCCTCTTCGCTCCAAGGATGCCAGTCAACGGGATTCCACGCGTGCTGAAGGAGGTAGGGACTTTTCTCGTTGATGAGCTTGTTTGGCTGCTTTTCCATGAACGTCAGGTTTGATTGTGTCCGTTGTTTGTACAACGCATGTTCTTTTCCTGAGCGTTCACAAGCCGGAAACAATATGCAGCGCGGCGAGGTTTAGGAGAGTTATGAAGTATGAATGAGAATAGTGGCGTGGTGACTCGTCCGCGTCGTCCACTCTGTTCACAGCGATTTTAAAAATCATGTCGTTCAGAATCGTTTCCATCATTCTGGTTTTCTTGCTGGCGAGCTGTGGG
Protein-coding sequences here:
- a CDS encoding thioredoxin domain-containing protein yields the protein MEKQPNKLINEKSPYLLQHAWNPVDWHPWSEEAFKKSRESGRPIFLSSGYSTCHWCHVMEHESFENEETAALLNRHFVPVKLDREEHPDVDHLYMLFVQATTGRGGWPMSVWMTPDLKPFFGGSYFPDTDRWGMPSFRSVLEHLANLWEHDRQRLLASAGSIMDQLIDLTRPQAATDEVTDKHASACLAALERGFDAEWGGLRR